The Streptomyces phaeolivaceus genome has a window encoding:
- a CDS encoding helix-turn-helix transcriptional regulator produces the protein MTAIDETRAAGPAGKDTHGRAVGGVHPAPGLPDKVLAQLRAKALVLPRGTRPGQGWSPRTDAEMHLLTEGRRLDHARQLLLAEVGRLRHALGTPRGDVHEKKPEAEKGPQGRCPLSATQLSALIGASRGETLQETAERLRIPYETARTRRSRAISQLKARSATHAVAIAMAAGWITPWQPGGGEGR, from the coding sequence GTGACCGCCATCGATGAGACTCGCGCGGCGGGCCCGGCCGGGAAGGACACCCACGGCCGCGCTGTGGGCGGAGTTCACCCGGCGCCGGGTCTGCCGGACAAGGTCCTCGCGCAGCTGCGGGCGAAGGCCTTGGTGCTGCCGCGGGGCACGCGCCCCGGGCAGGGCTGGTCGCCGCGGACCGACGCGGAGATGCATCTGCTCACCGAGGGACGTCGCCTCGACCACGCGCGGCAGCTGCTGCTCGCCGAGGTCGGGCGTCTGCGGCACGCGCTCGGGACACCCCGCGGTGACGTACACGAGAAGAAGCCGGAGGCGGAGAAGGGCCCGCAGGGCCGCTGCCCGCTGAGTGCGACCCAGCTGTCGGCGCTGATCGGCGCGTCACGTGGGGAGACGCTGCAGGAGACCGCGGAACGTCTGCGGATCCCCTACGAGACCGCCCGCACCCGCCGTAGCCGCGCCATCAGCCAGCTGAAGGCACGCTCGGCGACGCACGCGGTCGCGATCGCGATGGCCGCCGGCTGGATCACGCCGTGGCAGCCCGGCGGGGGTGAGGGCCGGTGA
- a CDS encoding helix-turn-helix domain-containing protein, whose protein sequence is MSEANTNSPYMTTKELAVLVRKSPATVRGWRHRGAGPRGTKVGKEVLYHRDVVRKWLQAKESADPVGQRASA, encoded by the coding sequence ATGAGCGAGGCGAACACGAACTCGCCCTACATGACGACCAAGGAACTCGCGGTCCTCGTCCGTAAGTCGCCCGCGACCGTCCGCGGGTGGCGGCACCGGGGTGCCGGACCGCGCGGGACGAAGGTCGGCAAGGAGGTCCTGTACCACCGCGACGTCGTCCGCAAGTGGCTGCAGGCCAAGGAGAGCGCGGACCCGGTGGGTCAGCGCGCGTCCGCCTGA
- a CDS encoding helix-turn-helix domain-containing protein, giving the protein MDLDEPRCVASLCFVGYRQVMRVDGPRIRRRRELSGHGLRAFADSVGISASYLSRIERGQRAPQPEVLAAIAGRLQCPIEELEQRSRNERGEHELALHDDQGTRGPRP; this is encoded by the coding sequence ATGGACTTAGATGAGCCTCGTTGTGTTGCATCGTTGTGCTTCGTTGGGTACCGTCAGGTCATGCGAGTCGACGGACCGAGAATCCGCCGCCGGCGCGAGCTGAGTGGGCACGGCCTACGCGCCTTCGCGGACTCCGTCGGTATCTCAGCCAGCTATCTGTCCCGGATCGAACGTGGCCAGCGCGCCCCGCAGCCCGAGGTCCTGGCAGCCATCGCTGGACGCCTGCAGTGCCCCATCGAAGAGCTCGAACAGAGGAGCCGAAATGAGCGAGGCGAACACGAACTCGCCCTACATGACGACCAAGGAACTCGCGGTCCTCGTCCGTAA